One Ciona intestinalis unplaced genomic scaffold, KH HT001061.1, whole genome shotgun sequence genomic window, gagccttaaacccattacctctggcttagaggcaggcgcgctaaccaactgtgctacaaaCTCTCCAATAtcctaaactttttaaaatgaagtatatatacatatatatatatatatatatatatatatatatatatacacataaattGAATAAGTGCATGTAcaaatttaacattacattACCTGGCATCCATCAGTTTGGTCCATTTTATTCAGCGCAGCAATGTGGCCTTTAGCCAAGTCAACAACGTGAATGAAATCTCGCACACCAGTGCCATCGTGTGTTTCGTAATCGTTGCCGTAAACGTTAAGGTACGGAAGGCGTCCTATAGCCACCTGAGtgaaaaatgaatgtaagtaactttattctcgcgtggtgGAGtaatgacagtggttatataacacgggtgttttgtttcatacaactcgtgccagcttacgagttaccaagtatgttactttgtagatatatatacaattgattttttaataacttttggAACGCGACTGTGGAAAtgagagtggcaaccatggagaAGTCACGCGGGTCCTAAAATactcgaaaaaaaaattaacaaatgtaaaaaaaatatatatatatatatatatatatatatattatatttgctcaatttaaaattaaaagaaaaaaaaattaataaaaaattacctgTGAAACATATGGCATTAAGTTATTCGGTATTCCTTGTGGGTCTTCCCCTATTAACCCCGTGATGTGGGACCCCACTGGGTTAAAATATCGCAACAAAGCAATATGCCACCCCGTTTCTGCTTTTGCCAAATCCCGGAAAATTTCTTCAATGAAAAATTTCGTTTTCCCGTACGGGTTTGTGAGACCTTTTCCAACTTGATGGTTTTCGTCAACTGGGAGTTTTTGTGGGGGCCCTGTGGGTTgaaaattagtaaaaatttatttctaagaatgtttttaaaccaaaggcAGACattcaatacacaaatttaaggcgaaaataaaaaaattacaaaaaaaaattataaattaacaacttaaaaaaaaatattaacaaaaaaaacagaaaaaaaacatcaaaaactGGTAATTCTATATCTTAACAATACCAACATTGGAAAAGCCATAAATTTACagcaaaaaattttttttttttttttaaaacagttaaaaaaattgttagcCTAAAGTATGACTACTTGGTACTTACCATATACAGTAGCGGAGCTGCTGAAGACGACCCTGGTGACTCCGTATTCCTTCATGCACTCTATCAGGTTGATGGTGGCTGGGgataaaagtattattttatgatttttaatcatacttatagtagggtgggggaagatagaacacctttagcacataatatctaaatatcctgatcgtgttttaaacaattaacaacgttctatgggagttgtgaggatacagttttaaaattctttgaatgttctttgttttctactaaatggaacaaaaaatagaatgaaaaggtttcccattcacttttatatatatatatatatatatatatatatattatataatatataaataattgaatgaaatttatttcctCTCTTCGGTCACAATAACGTAAAAACAATAGAGTTCACAAAATCGAAAAGACGGttagtaacaaaataatactaGTTAAGAAAACCAAACTATTCCAAATCTGCCAACTTCCAAAACAAAATTCTGAATCCTCTTACCCCCCAAGTTGACATCATAATACTCCATTGGTTTTTGAATTGATTCAGTCACCGATTTTAGGCCAGCAAAATGAATAGCGGCAAAAAACTTGTACTTTTGGAAAAGGCTCTCAAGTTTTTCTTTATCCAGTAAATCGTACTCGTAAAACAAAACGTCTTTGCCAGTAATTTGCTTAATGCGTTTGATGCTCTCTGgcaactataaaacaaaaaattgtgtttttttataaaataattaaaaattaatggcccatttgtctgctaggtgtagcgaccacgcttattttcttccaactaaatgtaaatatgtttttaactgaaagcttgttttaacaactgttgttttgtcgctatattccgtcttttcgtttaaaatatttttatgaatgttTAATTCACTTAATGTTTTCTGGCAACTGCAGATAAAATAtgtggttttaaaaagtgcaaaaaaatGCACTAAAGCATTTTCCTCATTTGGAattgtattgaataaataaatgaagtttttattcccaaatgaatgaatgcttTAATGCTTCTGATGCTCTTTGGCATTTGAATATGAAAGatgtggtttttaaaaaatgccaaaacaaaaaaattacattttagcTTATCACTTTCTCTGTGGtctcgttttaaacaataaacaacagtctatgggagtcgtgaggatacgtttttaaaattctatgaatgttctttgtttactaccaaaagggacaagaaaacataaaaaattttaaaggtttctcatatcccattttccccaccctgtcccatcttcccccatattttaatttcttaccCGCTGGTCTTTTCCTTTTGTAGCATTGCAGCAGTTATCAGCCACAACAGGTGTATAGCCTTCTTGTATCAGCTCTACAACTGTATGGCTGCCTATATAACCAGCTCCACCAGTAACCAGTACATACTTTTCATTAGAAGAAGGCATTTGGGtctaaaaaaacgaaaaatattattttatcaatTATTGCATGgtagggcaacaacagtcgttataacacgagtttCTTATTTTGCTGTgcctttacgcacacttttgtttctattggaagtttaacttgataataattaaaataaatggcttgtttgtctgctaggtgcagcgaccacgcttattttcttcagattaagtttaaatatatttttaactgtaagcgtgttttaacaactgttgttttgtcgctatatcctgtcttttcgtttaaagtATTCCAAATCTTCCCTACCGCAATTTAAGAgagaaataaagttattattgtaatttgtttacacATATAATTACGCAATAAAGTATAGATAACTTGCgggcatttttttttaatttggacaacttattCGGAGCACCAATGGTTAGCCTTGAACCTTGTGCCCACAGTTTCCACCAAACCGCAATAAATTCGAAACGAATGTATGTATAGCCTTAGGCAAATATGAAAACATGATTCAAAATTTAGACATTACTTGAATAGGCCTACTAAATTTCATAGCAGGCTAGTCATATTTTCTAAACTGAACAGTTTCAGGCATTTAAGTTGATTAGGCTGACCTAAATAAATAGAACagagaaaaatatttagtcCTAAAAATGCAGAATTAGAAAATGTGTTTCATGCAAATATATGGTAAATGAAAGATATATATGTtcttataaataatttgtttatttatgtaaagTTACAGCAGTTTTAGAATGACATTTTATCTGACACCAACAGACTAAAAGTAGTGCATAAAACGATTTTAGGttattgtataatttttttctaaagtttttaacttgttaGGCTAGCTTTTATAAAGGATTtatgagtaaaaaaaaagtgtATACGTTGTGTATATACCAGAACGAAAAAATGGCCCGCATAAAGAATTAATCTACATTGGAATTTTCTGTTGATGGTACTAGTGTGGTTGAATAATGCTATGATTTTTTATGcacttttaaagttacattttaaaaacatttcgagataaaaatataaactagtTGCAAGCGTCAGGAAAAAAGTTATCCCAATATGGACATGGGtggcttcttatacaccagacacagatgatgtattcatacaccccatgcttactgtcgagtcataacatgagtgtcttcttatacaccagacacacatagtgtattcatacacctcatgctcactgttataAATAGCAACATTGAAACTCTATATTATTAAACGGCCTACTGTATAGCTTCTTATAGACTACACCCACAAATGAcacatattataataataaatatattttctaatacGAGTATATACGACATTAAATAACATACAAAAACAATTCTTCCTGTTTAAAactaagaaaataaaacatttacagCAGTAAGTAGGCATTAAATAAGCTTCAACTGAAACATTATAATCCGCTAAAATAGGACTTGAAAACAGTGTTTTAacgataaagcaagttacattcatttacgtttcgtattttgatttttctaaACATTATATACGTAATTCAAGAAAAACTAACCTTTTTAAGTTGTCAGCGCGATCAAAAATTTAAGAGGAAGTCGTCTGCTGTCGTAATTTAGTTGCAGAATGTTTGCTAGCGTAATAAGAAACCTAATTCATAGCGATATACGACGTCTTATTACAGGAAATATGAATAGGCGCTTATACGTGGATACACAACACGTATACTAGATTTCTGCATGACTGCGTGTACGCACATGTGTATATAGAAGACAGGAAATTTAACAACATCGGAAAGtatagtaatataatataataagaaaataataagttgCCACGGCAAATTTGATGTTTCATGTTACTACaagaacaaaatttaaactaaaagtatAATGCATAACGAAAAACTGTTGTGAAAGAATGATGTATAGGGTCCTTCGCGTGTTCTGAATGACAATAAATTACCCTCaaacctaaataaaaattttggtttaaatttactagtttttttagtgttttaacaCTTTTCAGTGCTAGaaattcaagttttatttgagtttagtaagttacatacaaggggattttattgtgttttaaatttgatgacgtcagctaggtatttaaattttggaaTTTACAAAATTGGTGTTCGTGctaatttatttaagtttttcatcatttttattctgaatacttaaataaaactacaacAGGGGTAGTGTAAAAAAAGCGTTTTAATTTTCTCCACATAATAGtagtcgtttttttttgtagtttagtTAGCATTTATTAGTCTAATTGCTTTTTTGGTGTTATTGAAGAatttcccccccccccttatttgctaaccactgccccctaaccatcaacacctaaccccttcacctaggggttaggggttagcaaataaggtaggggggaagattcttcactagaaCCGCTTATTTTAGTGGCATGGTATCATCACATATGCAGTGTATTTAAATCAGATTGAAAATTATACACTATTTCTTTAAGGTGTTATTAGGGGTTAAATTAGGGGTTTTAGATGGATTGGGGGGTAGTTGAAATTGTTTCGTTCGTTGCAACTGTTACGAatgtacttttgtttttaagcgGGATGTAAGTAGCCttgttctttaaattttaatgctcgttgctaccattgtgggcgtatgtgtccttgagcaagacacttaacggcaattgctccaacccagtggttactaatgggttgtttaacacataaaaaaattaaaaaattaatttaccctcaaagtaacatatattgtaactcgtaagctggcacgaggtgtatgaaacagaacacccgtgttataacgactgtcgtttccagccacgcgaagataaagtaagttacattcattcgttcattttaAGTAAATTTCAAGAAAGTATCTTGAACATTGAACTGTTTTtgacttgttgttgttttgtcgctatatcctgtcttttgtccaaactatttttaattcttcttATTCCCAAAATAGTttgaacaatttgttttatttttagccaGATTATCAGCAAAATTTACACCAGAGGAAGTTCGCAGGGTTTTTCTGTTCTACCTTTTATTGNNNNNNNNNNNNNNNNNNNNNNNNNNNNNNNNNNNNNNNNNNNNNNNNNNGTAGGGGGGAAgatcttcactagcaccgctTATTTTAGTGGCATGGTATCATCACATATGTATAGTGTATTTAAATCAGATTGAAAATTATACACTTTTATTAACACTATACATAACCtaggtaatcctttagctggtggccacctgaaattttggtttcaaaatgttctatagccctcactgatacctgctgtctaatttttttttcaaaaaagtcgggcgttcgtgtcgaaaattaactttaaaaatgcgcaaaaacatgctgtgtcaccgtaattcgtctgatttgcgtaaggttaacgatttattacgtcacaatcgcggtctgttacgtcacaatagaggtatattactttttttttcaggtggccaccagctaaaggattacctatAACCTATTTCTTTAAGGTGTTATTAGGGGTTAAATTAGGGTTTTTTAGATGGATTGGGGGGTAGTTGAAATTGTTTCGTTCGTTGCAACTGTTACAAatgtacttttgtttttaagtggGATGTAAGTAACCCagttctttaaattttaatgctcgttgctaccattgtgggcgtatgtgtccttgggtaagacacttaacggcaattgctccaacccagtggtcactaaagggttgtttaacacataaaaaaataaaaaattaatcaccctcaaaataacatacattgtaactcttaagctggcacgaggtgtatgaaacagaacacccgtgttataacgactgtcgtttccagccacgcgaagataaagtaagttacattcattcgttcattttaAGTAAATTTCAAGAAAGTATCTTGAACATTGAActgtttttgactttttgttgttttgacgctatatcctgtcgtttgtccaaaatatttttaattctttatatTCCCAAAATAGTttgaacaatttgttttatttttagccaGATTATCAGCAAAATTTACACCAGAGGAAGTTCGCAGGGTTTTTCTGTTCTAccttttattgtttgttttgtaaggTGGGTACatattttaattgctttttatgcttttttcagttatacatcatgtgtgtcttgtgtataagaagacaccaatgttataactcggcagtgagcatgaggtgtctggtgtataagaagacacccatgttataactcaacagtgagcatgaggtgtatgaatacaccatgtgtgtctggtgtataagaagacacccatgttataactcaacagtgaacatgaggagtatgaatacaccatgtgtgtctggtgtataagaagacacccatgttataactcaacagtgagcattaggtgtatgaatacaccatgtgtgtctggtgtataagaagtcactcatgtccatgttataacttaacattaagcatgaaaatatgaatttttatttatagtagggtggggggagatgggaaacTTTATTGTCTATTGTCtcgcccatttggtagcaaacaaaggacattcaaataattacaaaaccgtatcctcacaactcccatagaccgttgttaactgtttaaaatatcattaagaaattaggatattatgttctaaaggtgttccatcttcccccaccttactttTACCACCAGGcaccaaatgagatgagaaaataaaataaaaaggtgtcccgtcttcccccaccctactatatatatataattttacataaaaatcttatttaaacAGTTCTACACTATGGACAAAGTATGGTCTCCTATCAGAAGACTCAATTATGATTTTAGTCAATTTTATCGGCGTGGTTATAGAGGGTTTTTACACTGCTGTGTTTTATcttaacacaaaacaaaaggTAAATCTTGTATGACtgggcagtgagcatgaggtatgtTAGTTACCCCATTTGTTGAAtaacttacttcatcctcGAGTGGTCAAAAAaggatagtcgttataacacgggtgttctgtttcatacacctcgtgcccgcttacgagttgcgtatgtaactttgtgaataaatgaatgtaacttactttatcctcgcatgtccAGAAAACGACCTTTGTtttcacccatgttataacgaatgctttttaaaactcttagtgagcatgaggtgtatgaatacaccatgtgtgtctggtgtataagaagacattcatgttataactcaacagtgagcatgaggtgtgtgaatacaccatgtgtgtctggtgtataagaagacattcatgttataactcaacattgagcatgaagtgtatgaatacaccatgtgtgtctggtgtataagaagacacccatgttataactcgacactgagcatgaagtgtatgaatacaccatgtgtaaccagtgtacaaaatatttaaaacttgtgcTAAAacctgacagtgagcatgaggtatacaataaaaacaccCCCACTCTTTAATTTTTCagcaaaaaaagttacaaatgacGATTTTTAGCCTTCTGGCTTTTATGTTTGCCGTTCTGATCTACACGAAGTATTTCGTAAACCAGGATTTGGCCCTAAAACATCATGGGTTTATATGTGCTGCTTTTAATATCATTAACTATGCTGCCCCTTTGAGTTCTGCTGTAAgtgtttaaatgtgtttttaatattgtgtatttttatatatatacagtttggtggggggaagatgggacacctaaatcacctaatatccaaggtgtcccgtcttccccaccctactatattactatgtatgtttaagtgtgtatttttaagatatatatattatattactatatatcattaaatgtttttggtcctttttttaaaaattttaccatgtatttttaagtgttttttaatgtatatttttagtgtaataacatgtattttttagtgtatatttttaagatagtactatgtatttttaagtttgtatttttaagtatattttaacacaataaGTTTTTTCCTTATTTTCAGGCAGTTGTTATTCGTAAAAAATCAACAGAAAATTTGTCGCTATTGTTgtctgttgtttattttttggtttcgGTAGAATGGTTTTTCTATGGATATCTGCACCAAGATAATTTTATTATggtaagttgttttattttttcgttatttttatattttggatGAAAAATTGaatgacttatccatggttgccactcccatgcccacagtcgagtttctgaagctattgcagtgtgtggataagcagacatgacttttggttggtttggtcatttatatcctcgtgggtgggaacttgagtgacttatttatAGTTACCAGGTTCATGCAAAACCcactttttcagtttttttttaattaaaaaaaactttcttcagtttttttttttttttttttttttttttttaaactttttttttcagtttttttaagaCACCCCTGTTCTTTTTTAGATTCCAAACACTCTTGGCATCTTGTTCTGTTCATTCCAATTGAGTTTGTTTGTGTTCTACCCTTCGAAACGTACAATATCAGACCACAAACCAGACAttgtaacattttaataaaatttctgttttttcctatttattaaaaaaatattcaagatTTGgtacttttatgtttttccataaaaaatattttttgggtgaAAAATAGTAGacagttttagtttgtttattttaatcgtggggtaaaaaaataattcttaaaaactttccatgtatatatagtactgcgtaataagatggaacacctttagcacataatattcaaatatcctgatcttgttttaaacaattaccaatagtctatgggagtcgtgaggatatgattttatacttttttgaatgttctttgtttactacaaaatagacgaaaaaatagaatgaaaaagtgttttatattccccattatataaaatatataaacattttttggcggtattttttcttcccatttggtagtaaataaaaaacattgaaagaattttaaaacagtatcctcactccaatagacggttgttaattgtttaaaacatgatcagaatatttggatattacgtgctaaagtgtcccatcttcccccaccctactatatttattttgggtacttatttaggcaaaatttttatctcatttaaaaaatttcattcCAATATTgaatagaaattttaaattatattttccagtgtttttttttaccgcAATGCAATAAAGAAGTGCATAACATTACATGATATAAGCAGTagacatttttcatttttttaagcaGTTTTCCTAGGTGCCTTCCAAAAATGCaaattaagaatatttttctattccattttaagataattttattacttttgacGTTTTTGATAACTTAGCAGGTGacaatttacatatttttaagcaGTTTACTTATGTGCCTtccaaaaatgcaaaataagaatatttttctgttccgttttaagataattttatttactcTTGGCGTTTATGATAACTTAGCAGGTGacaatttgcatttttttaagcaGTTTACTTGTGTGCCTTTAAAAAATGCTAcgcatgtaatatatatatactagggtgggggaagatgggacaccttttctttctatttttcgCACTATTTGCtagttaaaaatgaaaattcaaagaattataaaaccgtatcctcacgactctcatagaccgttgttaattgtttaaaacacgatcaagataattggatattatatactctaggtgttccatcttccccaccctactatatataagaatatttttctgtGCCATTTTAAGATAATTTTTCTTCTCTTGCCGTTTTTGATGCtagaatatttattactttatgcAGCTAAAAAATGTCcaaagtaaaactttatagattattttctgcaaattttattaaaaaaagtacaaaaacttTTGCTTTGGCCAgtgttattataattataacaagaattttgatcgtgttttttatgtgttacggaccaaaacgttttttttttaaattttatagtgatatagtagggcggggaagatgggacgccttttccgtcccatttggtagttaacaaaaaaacattcaaagaattataaaatcgtatcctcacgactcccatagaccgttgttaattgtttgaaacacgatcaagatatttgaatatcgttctaaaggtgtcccatcttcccccaccctattatatattacagaatacaccaaacactaaaacattatttgaaaatgtaaattgcgtttcaaaattttcaatatttaggttttatatttaataatgttaacCATTCGCTGTATTTATTCTGCTTTGCCTAAATATGCgctgtaaaacaaagtttggaATTTTTCGGTGATTTTGTGCAGTTATTATTGTGAAACTTACGAAGGCTGTATTtattggtatagtagggtgggggaggatgggacacctttagcacataatatcaaaatatcctgatcgtgttttaaacaattaacaacggtctatcgaagtcgtgaggatatagtttcgtaattatttgaatgttctttgtttactactaaatgggtcaaaaaaatcgagttaaaagtgtcccatcttcccccaaacTACTGTATAACTTTCACTGTAAACTGACAAAAAACGCGTTGCAGTGTCTTTCAATACAGAAATTTAAGGTGCTTAGTTTTGAATGAGTAAAACCGGCGACGTGGNNNNNNNNNNNNNNNNNNNNNNNNNNNNNNNNNNNNNNNNNNNNNNNNNNNNNNNNNNNNNNNNNNNNNNNNNNNNNNNNNNNNNNNNNNNNNNNACATGGTGACTTAGTTATAAcgtactttatcctcgcgtggccggaaaacgacagtcgttataacacaggtgttttgtttcatacacctcgtgccagcttacgagttgccatgtatgttactttattggAGAGCGACAatacaacaattgttaaaacacgcttacagttaaaaacatatacatttaaatgaaAGAAATTAAGCGTGGTCTATTGGCATACACTTATACCTACATGATTGTAGTTGTGTGCAATTTAACTCgtataaacttattttgtgTGAGTAATTTTTATAGataaaaatttcacttgtgTATATGCACAATGTCACGTAAAgcgattttatttaatttaaaaatcgtGGTTTAATTACAGTGAC contains:
- the LOC100183543 gene encoding UDP-glucose 4-epimerase isoform X1; amino-acid sequence: MEYPNSRQRNVTNFVDEKLDACNKTPKYGRTAKRGSFQKTQMPSSNEKYVLVTGGAGYIGSHTVVELIQEGYTPVVADNCCNATKGKDQRLPESIKRIKQITGKDVLFYEYDLLDKEKLESLFQKYKFFAAIHFAGLKSVTESIQKPMEYYDVNLGATINLIECMKEYGVTRVVFSSSATVYGPPQKLPVDENHQVGKGLTNPYGKTKFFIEEIFRDLAKAETGWHIALLRYFNPVGSHITGLIGEDPQGIPNNLMPYVSQVAIGRLPYLNVYGNDYETHDGTGVRDFIHVVDLAKGHIAALNKMDQTDGCQAFNLGTGTGYSVLEAVAAFEKASGKKVPYKFAPRRPGDLGNVHANPNLALKFLEWRADKTLEDMCVDLWRWQSMNPKGYEITPDPQ
- the LOC100183543 gene encoding UDP-glucose 4-epimerase isoform X2; translation: MPSSNEKYVLVTGGAGYIGSHTVVELIQEGYTPVVADNCCNATKGKDQRLPESIKRIKQITGKDVLFYEYDLLDKEKLESLFQKYKFFAAIHFAGLKSVTESIQKPMEYYDVNLGATINLIECMKEYGVTRVVFSSSATVYGPPQKLPVDENHQVGKGLTNPYGKTKFFIEEIFRDLAKAETGWHIALLRYFNPVGSHITGLIGEDPQGIPNNLMPYVSQVAIGRLPYLNVYGNDYETHDGTGVRDFIHVVDLAKGHIAALNKMDQTDGCQAFNLGTGTGYSVLEAVAAFEKASGKKVPYKFAPRRPGDLGNVHANPNLALKFLEWRADKTLEDMCVDLWRWQSMNPKGYEITPDPQ
- the LOC101243376 gene encoding sugar transporter SWEET1-like, with protein sequence MDWGVVEIVSFVATVTNVLLFLSGIQIISKIYTRGSSQGFSVLPFIVCFVSSTLWTKYGLLSEDSIMILVNFIGVVIEGFYTAVFYLNTKQKQKKLQMTIFSLLAFMFAVLIYTKYFVNQDLALKHHGFICAAFNIINYAAPLSSAAVVIRKKSTENLSLLLSVVYFLVSVEWFFYGYLHQDNFIMIPNTLGILFCSFQLSLFVFYPSKRTISDHKPDIVTF